The Thermomicrobiales bacterium genomic interval CAGCATGCGCTGGACGATGCTCGGGTCGCGCTCGCGCAGGGCGACGACAGCCCAGAAGCCGGCGGCGATGACGAGCGTGATGATCGTGAAATAGAGGTAGTAGACGCCGAACAGCCCCTGCAGGAAGAAGACAACGCCGAGCAGCACGTACCAGCGGGCGCGGACGGCGCGCCAACCGCGTGGCTGCGGCTCGGTCGCCGCGTCGTCTGCAGAGCGTGCGGGTCGCGGGATAGCGATCCGGCGCAGGCAGAGCAGCGCCAGCGGTGGCCACTGCGCCGAGAGGACGTTGAGATGCTCCAGGTGCGACATGCGTGACGGGGCGAAGGCATAGGCGATGCCGGCCACCAGCGCGGCGGCGCGGCTGCCGGTGATGTCGTAGGCCAGCAGGTACATCGCGAAGCCGGTCATGAAGAACGCCATCAGCACGGCGATGTTGTCGGCCAGCACGGCGTTGCTGGTGATGGCCATGATCGGGATCACCAGCGCCGACTGGCCGAACAGGTGGTCGGCGAAGGCCAGCGTGTTGTGCCACGGATACATGATGTTGGTGTCGAAGATGTGCAGCGGATCGGTCGTCAGCGCGTGCCAGTTCCAGCCGATCGTCCACGCTTGAAAGACCGGATCGCCCCAGGTTAGCAGCGTGTCCTGCATGTGCAGCACCAGCGGCCAGGTCATCACCACGCACGCCAACGCCAGCACAGCCGCAGCCGGCAGGTGGCGCAGGATCGTTTGGCGGAGGTTGGTTGGAGCGTCGTCGTTCACGAGAGGGAAGTGAACCATATGGGACCTCACCCCCGGCCCCTCTCCTCCGAGGAGAGGGGTGTCATCGGCGACAGAGTTTGGGTGCCGATCTCAGAAGAGGCAGCCAGTTTGCTGGCATCAGGACACCCCCTTTCCTCGGAAGAGCGGGGTGTTGTGAGACTGACGGGGTTGGGTGCCGATCTCAGAAGAGGCAGCCAGTTTGCTGGCATCAGGACACCCCCTCTCCTCGGAGGAGAGGGGGCCGGGGGGTGAGGTCCTACACCTGCACCAGTCCGCGCTGAATGGCGCGGGAGACGGCTTCGGTGCGGCCGCTGACGTCGAGCTTCTGGTAGATCGAGTTGGCGTGGAATTTCACGGTGCGCTCGGTGATGAAGAGCTCGGCGGCGATCTCCTTGTTGCGGAGGCCGCGGGCCATCAGCTTGAGCACGTCCAGCTCGCGGGAGGTGAGCTCTTCCTCGCGGCTTTCGCCACGCATGATGCCGCCGACGTGGCTGAGCAGCTTGCCGGCGACGGCTGGTTCCAGCAGCGAGCCGCCCATGTGGACGACGCGGATGGCGCGGAAGATCTCGTCGCGCGGTGCGCCCTTCAGCAGGTAGCCGCGTGCTCCTGCCTGAACGGCCTGCAGGATGCGCTCGTCGGTGTCGTAGGCGGTCAGGACGACGATCTTGGCCTCGGCGTCGCCTTCGCGGATCTGCTGGATCGCCTGGACGCCATCGACATTGGGCATCTGCAGGTCGATCAGGACGACATCGGGCTTGAGGCGGTTATAGAGCGCGATGGCTTCTGCGCCGTCGTTGCCCTCGGCGATGACGTTGAAATCCTGCTGGGCTTCGAGAATCGCCACCAGCCCTTCGCGAACGATGGGATGGTCGTCTACGACGAGGATATCGATCATGCGACGCGTCCTCTCCGGCCCCGAGTTACCAGGGGTAGCGGGTGTTGTGCTGTGCATTATGACCCCGATCCGTCACCGTGCGCATACGCGGCGGAGTCGGTTGTTGGGAGATCTGCCGTGCCCCACTGCGCCTCGAACGGCACCTCCACGCGCAGGGTTGTGCCGGCGGCGGACGAATCCACTGTCAGGATGCCGTGGAGCAGGCGGACGCGCTCGCGGATGGCGATGAGCCCGAATTTCCCGCCCGGCTTGCGGTTCTGCATGATGCCGTTGACATCGAAGCCCGAGCCGTTGTCGGTAATCTCCAGGACGATGTGCTCGCCGGTGCGGCGGAGCAGGACGCCGATGTGGGTCGCGTGGGCGTGGCGGGCGACGTTGTCGAGCGCTTCCTCGAAGATGCGGTAGAGGCTCAGCTCCAGGCGAGACGAGACGCGACCTCCGGCCGCCTCGGTGGTAAACGAGGTGCTGACCAGCCCGCTGGCTTCTTCCTTCTCGAACTGACCGAGCCGGTGCTGGAGTGCATCGGCCAGCGTCAGCTCCTGCAGTGCGCTCGCTCGCAGGTCGAGGACCGAGCGGCGGGCGTCCTCCAGGTTGGCGCGGGTGAGCTCCAGCGCGCGGTGCAGCTTCGCCTGCGCCTTCTCGGGGCGGCCTGGGAACATCTGCTCGGCGGCTTCGAGGTGGAGCGAGATCGCGGTGAGGCCCTGGGCGATGCCGTCGTGAATGTCGCGGGCCAGGCGAATGCGCTCCTCGGCCATGCCGAGCGAGTGCGATCGTGCGTAGAGCCGGGCATTTTCCAGCGCCAGCGCGGCGGAGTCGGCGATGCCGAAGGCGACGCGCAGCTGGTGGTTCGAGAAGTGGTAGGCGGCGTCGTGCGAGACGACCAGCGCGAAGCCGAGGCATTCATCGCGGACGAGGAACGGCACGGCCAGGACCGCGCTCGCGCAGAGCACGCGCGCCAGATCGTCCTGCACATCGCAGCTCATCATCTCCAGCGCGCATGGTTCGCGGGCGCTCATCGCGATCTGCTTGAGCAGCCGCGATGACTCGCCACTGGGGATGACCTGGCTGATGCGGGCGGTGTCGAGCTGCGAGCCGTCGCGGGCGACGTACGCCGAAGGTAGCAGCCGGGTGCGGTCCTCATCGAAGAGGTAGACGACGCAGGACGGCAGGCCGGTCGCGTCGGCGATGCCGCTGGCGACGCGCTGCAGAACGTCGTCGAGCACCAGCGAGGAGTTCGCGGCCTGCGATGCGTTCAGGATGAGCGAGACCTCGGTGCGGCGCTTCTGCTCCTCACGCAGCAGCTCGGCGTTTTCCAGCGCAATTGCCAGTTGGTCGGCGATGGTCGTCAGGACGTTGACATCCTGCTCGGAGAACGCGCCGACTTCGGGCGACTCGACGTTAATCACGCCGAGCAGCCGATCCTCGCGCAGCAGCGGCACGGCGATTTCGGAGCGGATGTGCTGGGTGGCTCCCAGCGAGATGTAGTTCGGGTTCGCGCGCACGTCGTCGATGACCACCGGCGTGCGGGCCGAGGCCGCCATGCCGACGATGCCATCCTTGCCGGCCCGGACGGTGAAGCCGATCAGATCGTCTGCGGCGTCAACGCCGGTGAAGGTCTGCAGGACGAGCTGGTCATCGGCCTGATTGGCCTGGAAGATCATGACCACGCTGTAGCCGAAGGCGGACTGGATCCGGCGGGCTGCCTCCTCAACCAGCTGCCGCGGGTCGCGGATCGTCGCGAACGCGCGGGCGATGCGGTTGATAACGATGAGCTGGTTGGCCTGGATGATCTGCGCCTGATAGAGCCGCGCGTTCTGAATCGCTGCACCTGCCTGTCGGGCGACTGCTGCCAGCAGCGCGCCGTCTTCGGTCGTAAACGTCCGCTGGTCGGAGAGGATCGCCATCAGGCCGATGATCGTGTTGTCGGCGATGATCGGGACGCCGATCCAGGCCCAGACGGTGTCCTGATCGATGCGTGGTGCGACGGTGATGCCGCGTTCACGGCAGGCGGCGACGTAATCGTCGAAGATGACCGGCTCGCCGCGCTCGATGACGAGGCGCGTCAGACCGATCCGGAGCGTGTCCTCGCCCTCGTTATCGACGCGGCGCCCGCCAAAATGGTGGTAGATCAGGCGCATTTCGCCTGGCTCGTTACTGAGCGTGGCAATGTAGAAGTTCGTGGTGTCAAACAGGCGACCGCACTGCTCGTGGATGATCGTTGCCAACTCGTCGAGCGAAAGCGTCGAGGCGAGGGCGGTCGAGACATCGTTGAGGATGGCCAGCTGCGTGATGCGGCGCTCGCGTTCGGCAGTCAGCCGCCGCGAAATCTCGTACCAGTACGACTCGCTGGGCTGAAATTCCGTATCGGCGATGAGGGCGCGCCCGAAGATGCTCGTAAACGGCGGGAGCTGCGTGGCGATCGATTCGTGGATGGGATCACCATTCTCGTCGAGCACAGGGCCGATGCCGTTGAGCAGGGCCTCGCCCAGCAGGCCGAGCGCGCCGGACGTGGCGGCCACGCCTTCGATGCTGAGCGGCACCTTGGTGCGCCAGTCCTCGGCCAGACGGGCCGGGATCGTGAGGTCCGACGTTGCGACGAACTTGGCGAGCGCGTTGACAAAGTCGGTCAGCAGCTCGTTCGGCAGTGCCGACGAATGACCGCAGCGCTCGGTGAGCAGCTGACGCCAGGCGTCGCGCACAGCGAACAGCCGTGTCTGAAGTGTGCCGACCGCAACTGGTGGTACTGCATGTTCTGGCATGTACTCGTGCATGTAACCACGAAACCTGACTGAGATGCTCCGCAAGATGTGAGCGACGACGACGCCCGACGTGGAGGTGATCCAGCCGGGTTATCCCCACGCCGTGATTATGGTCTGTTCCCTCAATGCAAGCCATCGCACCGAGGGTCAGGCCCACGCTGTACCATCGGACAGGAATCGGACACACTGGAACTGGTGCATGATCGCACATAACCACGGGCGTCGTCGTTCGTTGTACCAGGTAGCCCGGTCGTGAGCATCGGGTTGGGGATCGTCTTGCGAGTGGACCAGGCGTGTTGCGGATAGTGCTATTGGCGATTGGCGTTGTGATCGCGGCTTCATTGCTGCCGGTCGAGCCAACCCAGCAATCTGCGATCGCGGACCCCGCATTCGTCGCCTATTTCCAGCGCACAAGCGAGCAGGGTCAGGCGCTCCTGTGGGGCAATGGCCCGATTGCGTCGCTCGTCGAGCCGTTCACCGGCGCTCCCGGCAACCGGCG includes:
- a CDS encoding response regulator transcription factor; the protein is MIDILVVDDHPIVREGLVAILEAQQDFNVIAEGNDGAEAIALYNRLKPDVVLIDLQMPNVDGVQAIQQIREGDAEAKIVVLTAYDTDERILQAVQAGARGYLLKGAPRDEIFRAIRVVHMGGSLLEPAVAGKLLSHVGGIMRGESREEELTSRELDVLKLMARGLRNKEIAAELFITERTVKFHANSIYQKLDVSGRTEAVSRAIQRGLVQV
- a CDS encoding GAF domain-containing protein gives rise to the protein MPEHAVPPVAVGTLQTRLFAVRDAWRQLLTERCGHSSALPNELLTDFVNALAKFVATSDLTIPARLAEDWRTKVPLSIEGVAATSGALGLLGEALLNGIGPVLDENGDPIHESIATQLPPFTSIFGRALIADTEFQPSESYWYEISRRLTAERERRITQLAILNDVSTALASTLSLDELATIIHEQCGRLFDTTNFYIATLSNEPGEMRLIYHHFGGRRVDNEGEDTLRIGLTRLVIERGEPVIFDDYVAACRERGITVAPRIDQDTVWAWIGVPIIADNTIIGLMAILSDQRTFTTEDGALLAAVARQAGAAIQNARLYQAQIIQANQLIVINRIARAFATIRDPRQLVEEAARRIQSAFGYSVVMIFQANQADDQLVLQTFTGVDAADDLIGFTVRAGKDGIVGMAASARTPVVIDDVRANPNYISLGATQHIRSEIAVPLLREDRLLGVINVESPEVGAFSEQDVNVLTTIADQLAIALENAELLREEQKRRTEVSLILNASQAANSSLVLDDVLQRVASGIADATGLPSCVVYLFDEDRTRLLPSAYVARDGSQLDTARISQVIPSGESSRLLKQIAMSAREPCALEMMSCDVQDDLARVLCASAVLAVPFLVRDECLGFALVVSHDAAYHFSNHQLRVAFGIADSAALALENARLYARSHSLGMAEERIRLARDIHDGIAQGLTAISLHLEAAEQMFPGRPEKAQAKLHRALELTRANLEDARRSVLDLRASALQELTLADALQHRLGQFEKEEASGLVSTSFTTEAAGGRVSSRLELSLYRIFEEALDNVARHAHATHIGVLLRRTGEHIVLEITDNGSGFDVNGIMQNRKPGGKFGLIAIRERVRLLHGILTVDSSAAGTTLRVEVPFEAQWGTADLPTTDSAAYAHGDGSGS